In one Lycium barbarum isolate Lr01 chromosome 7, ASM1917538v2, whole genome shotgun sequence genomic region, the following are encoded:
- the LOC132604466 gene encoding probable receptor-like protein kinase At5g18500 — protein MASDLNFQLSKKTHIFHLKVWVLLAIFVGLFIVVILLLLPFCFSRKKSRKSHDNTLPIISKIPSVCKEIRVDQNSASNYGSQYKNPLAFQDTYCEKDSDKLLSHSNIDKMKDFDINSQSDSFTYLDKDGTFDSGEKRVAGTNVPSPLSGLPEFSHLGWGHWFTLRDLETATNKFSKDNIIGEGGYGIVYRGRLINRTEVAVKKLFNNLGQAEKEFQVEVEAIGHVRHKNLVRLLGYCIEGTHRLLVYECVNNGNLEQWLHGAMQQHGYLTWEARMKILLGTAKALAYLHEAIEPKVVHRDIKSSNILIDDDFNAKISDFGLAKLLGAGKSHITTRVMGTFGYVAPEYANSGLLNEKSDVYSYGVVLLEAITGRDPVDYGRPAPEVNLVDWLKVMVGSKRSEEVVDPTIETRPSTTALKRALLTTLRCLDPDSDKRPTMSQVVRMLESEEYPIPREGRRRRRNQAGAEETESHNRKSNTDSSEKPILRTKTRSDR, from the exons ATGGCATCTGACCTTAATTTCCAACTGTCTAAGAAAACCCATATATTTCATCTCAAGGTGTGGGTTTTATTAGCCATCTTTGTTGGACTTTTCATTGTGGTAATTCTTTTGCTGCTGCCATTTTGTTTTTCTCGTAAAAAATCGAGAAAGTCTCACGATAATACACTACCTATCATAAGCAAAATTCCTTCTGTGTGCAAAGAAATAAGAGTTGATCAAAATTCGGCAAGCAACTATGGGAGCCAGTATAAAAATCCCCTTGCATTTCAGGACACGTACTGTGAGAAAGATTCGGATAAGCTTTTGTCGCATTCAAATATTGACAAGATGAAAGATTTCGACATTAACAGTCAATCAGACTCATTTACTTATTTAGACAAAGACGGAACATTTGATTCGGGGGAAAAGAGAGTCGCCGGAACAAATGTCCCGTCCCCTCTCTCTGGTCTGCCTGAGTTTTCTCACCTTGGGTGGGGCCATTGGTTTACTCTGAGGGACCTTGAAACTGCAACAAACAAGTTTTCTAAGGATAATATCATCGGAGAGGGTGGTTATGGCATTGTTTATCGGGGACGGCTGATCAACAGAACTGAAGTTGCTGTTAaaaaactatttaataattt AGGACAAGCAGAAAAAGAATTTCAAGTGGAAGTTGAGGCCATTGGTCATGTCCGACATAAGAATTTGGTTAGACTTTTGGGCTACTGTATTGAAGGAACCCACAG GTTACTGGTTTATGAGTGTGTAAACAATGGAAATTTAGAGCAATGGCTACATGGAGCTATGCAACAGCACGGGTACCTTACATGGGAAGCCCGGATGAAGATTCTCCTTGGAACTGCTAAAGC TCTTGCATATTTACACGAGGCAATTGAGCCCAAAGTGGTGCATCGTGATATCAAGTCAAGCAACATATTGATAGATGATGACTTTAATGCAAAAATTTCTGATTTTGGCCTGGCCAAGTTGCTCGGTGCAGGGAAAAGTCACATTACGACCAGAGTTATGGGCACCTTCGG ATACGTCGCTCCCGAGTATGCAAATAGTGGTCTCCTGAATGAAAAGAGCGATGTGTACAGCTATGGCGTTGTGCTTCTGGAAGCCATCACTGGAAGAGATCCTGTAGATTATGGTCGCCCTGCTCCCGAG GTGAATCTTGTCGATTGGCTCAAGGTGATGGTTGGCAGCAAACGCTCTGAAGAAGTGGTTGATCCAACAATCGAGACAAGGCCTTCCACAACTGCCCTTAAACGAGCTTTGTTAACGACTTTAAGATGTCTTGATCCGGATTCTGATAAGAGGCCAACAATGAGTCAAGTCGTTCGAATGCTCGAATCAGAGGAATATCCGATACCACGAGAG GGCCGTAGACGGAGAAGGAATCAGGCAGGCGCTGAAGAAACAGAATCTCATAATCGGAAGTCTAACACAGATAGCAGCGAGAAACCAATTTTGAGGACGAAAACTAGAAGTGATCGATGA